One window from the genome of Solea solea chromosome 2, fSolSol10.1, whole genome shotgun sequence encodes:
- the nhej1 gene encoding non-homologous end-joining factor 1 isoform X2: MEVSGAPADVLLQSPWLPVNISGCQLLTKTWFGDSSYHILLTDMVCVWEEWMDSAAIQRRSQELNKRLRAPVKAFFSHLCEVVQPCLSGSGTGTDQADDEAQISLTTRREGGNMVMRLKSELAGLPFYWEFHCTPAPVTMACVQLVRPLLTMSRLLQRQVAQLGCLLMRKDAEIQDYRENGATLTRERLQTDVFEEQTYREDFMAKIFARRAPKDQYPPHHSLLHHFHKSAFVLAPFVAFVSHTEGNEGQRDSGGETATMTGAGAFIFYCSFATQTPHPAQVNICAGGISPCFPLIHTHTHTLFIS; the protein is encoded by the exons ATGGAGGTCAGCGGAGCCCCGGCCGACGTCCTCCTCCAGAGTCCCTGGCTTCCTGTGAACATCAGCGGCTGCCAGCTCCTGACCAAGACCTGGTTTGGGGACTCCTCATACCACATCCTGCTGACGGACATGGTCTGTGTGTGGGAGGAGTGGATGGACTCGGCCGCCATTCAGAGACGTTCGCAG GAGCTGAACAAGCGTTTGCGAGCCCCAGTCAAGGCTTTCTTCTCCCACCTGTGCGAGGTGGTGCAGCCCTGTCTGTCAGGGAGCGGCACCGGCACCGACCAAGCCGACGACGAAGCTCAGATCTCCCTGACGACGAGACGCGAGGGCGGCAACATGGTTATGAGGCTGAAGAGCGAGCTGGCGGGGCTGCCCTTCTACTGGGAGTTTCACTGCACCCCCGCGCCTGTCACGATG GCGTGCGTTCAGCTagtgcgccccctgctgacgATGAGCCGCCTGCTGCAGCGGCAGGTTGCGCAGCTGGGATGTCTGCTGATGAGGAAGGACGCAGAGATCCAGGACTACAGGGAGAACGGAGCCACGCTCACCAGAG AGCGGCTGCAGACCGATGTTTTTGAAGAGCAAACATACAGAGAGGACTTCATGGCAAAG ATATTTGCTCGGCGAGCGCCAAAAGACCAATATCCTCCTCATCACTCCCTCCTTCACCATTTCCACAAGAGTGCGTTTGTGCTTGCGCCATTTGTGGCCTTTGTTTCCCACACGGAGGGGAATGAAGGTCAGAGGGACAGTGGAGGAGAGACGGCGACGATGACAGGAGCGGGAGCTTTTATTTTCTACTGCAGCTTCGCCACACAAACACCCCACCCAGCGCAGGTCAACATTTGCGCGGGTGGAATTAGCCCATGCTTcccactgatacacacacacacacacacactttttatatcttag